In Malus sylvestris chromosome 2, drMalSylv7.2, whole genome shotgun sequence, the genomic stretch CTTTGTAATACGTAGCATGATCATTTTTATCTTCAAGTATATCTATATCAGATGGAATCAGATGGAaatgtatttttaatttctttcataCCTTGATATGAAAATGattatttttgttgatttggTGGTTATGTTCAGTAACATATGAAGAACTACCAAATTCGACACTATGTACCATGCGTTCGAATGTTTTAATTatgcacaaaataataaaaaagaccttatttttctttcttgataAAAAGTGTTGGTGTTTTGCAGGCACTTGCAAACTTAAAGTGTGATTGGCTTGCTGGAGATGTGTGTCTTCTGGAAGAAACGATTGAAGAGAAGAAGATCATCATTGGAGGACGAAGGTTGGAACTAGGACTTGAGTTTTGTTTTATAGTGTGAAATAAAGCCTCTACATGTTTTGGTGATTTTGGTAtttcttaatatatatatatatatatatatatataactactcattttgttgttatttttggTGTAATATTTGAATATGTGAATTTTTATAGAGTAAATTTGCAATTTTGTATATAaatatctttatatatatatatatatatatatattacttgtttatttattaaataatttttttttaatttttggaaatCTTTTTATAACGGGCATTAGCCGTGGTCAATTTGTAATCCACAATGGCCATAGCACGTAATGTTAGATCCCAATCTACCATGGGCACAATCCGTGGTTACATTGCATTTGACAATGTGCATAGTCCTGGTAAAAGCAAAGACTTTTTATCACATCCAGAATACTAACGGGCACGATGTCCATGGTAGATTGCACTTTACAACGGGCATCCACCGTGGTAGATGAGCTTTTTTCTTCTAGTGTTGTGTACTTTACTAAGAATGAGTACCAATTCAAACTTTTATCTGCATCTCTCTGAATCTTTCTAAGAACAGAGACAGAAGAAAGAGATCACTGCTTGGACACTAAGCTGCCtataagaattaaaattaaaatttaaaaatttaaatatacaaTTTGCTCAACTTCTCCACAAGACACACCTTTTTGTAAGATGAAGACAATGTTTTCTCTCAACAATCCCAGAGAAATGCCCACAACGGTGTCGTCTTTGTTCTCAGCCTACGCCTCCTTCGCCGGATCCATGATGCTGGTCCGTTCCATTGCCAGAGACCTCTTCCCACAGCCCCTCAGCTCATACATTTTCTCAAAACTCTCTCGCCTTTTCAGTACCCCTTTCTCCTCCATAACTCTCGTCATAGAAGAGTTCTCCGGCGCCGCACGCAACCAGGTCTACGCCGCCGCCGAGGTCTACCTCCGGACCATCAACAACATTACTCCTTCCACTCACCGCCTCTGTGTCGGAAAAAATATCCGGCAAAAGACAGTCAGCCTCGCCCTTGACAACAGCGGACAGCTCGAAGACGCCTTTGACAATGTGAATCTGACGTGGCGTTTCAAGGTGAGGAAGGAAAAGTCTGGTGCTGAACAGCGTCAGTTCGAGCTGAGCTTCCACAAAAAACACAAAGACAAAGTGATGGAGTCCTACTTCCCCTACGTGCTTGCTAGGGCTGACGCCATCAAAGAAGAGCAAAGGGTTGTGCAGCTTTATTCCCGCCATTTAATGTCTGATACTGATTTCAAAGGCAGGTGCACATGGGGTTCGGTGAATCTGGAGCACCCGTCTACGTTCGACATGATGGCGATGGACCCCGTGACGAAGAGGATGATTGTGGAGGATTTAGAGAGGTTTGTAAGGAGGAGGGAGTTTTACAAGAAGGTGGGGAAGGCTTGGAAAAGAGGCTACTTGCTGTATGGTTCTCCCGGGACCGGAAAATCCAGCTTGATTGCCGCCATGGCTAATTATCTCAAGTTTGATGTGTATGATTTGGAGCTCACTAGCATTCAAAACAACAATGAGCTGAGGAGGGTTTTGTTGTCCATGACAAATCGTTCGATTTTGGTGATTGAGGATATCGATTGCTCTGTGGATATACAGAACGGGGAATCGAATAAAAGGTCTCAAGATATCTCTCAACGATCTGCTTCTAACAAGGTTAGAGTCCCCATTAGTTCTCGTAATTTTTTTAGTCTAATCTAATTTTTAGTGGACATTTAACTAACCTTCAATCCATAATCTTAGATGAATAGTAGTTTACTATCGTCAAATCTTGTTGTTTGTAACTCCTTGTTAGCTAGATGGCTCTGGAATAGATGCTATAACTCaatttaacatggtatcagagtcatCGACATGTTTATCTAACGTAGCTCAATTACATTGAGtaacattaagtaacaaatttgCACGCTCTAATACAGTAGATTAAAgtaaaaattttgaaacaaatcAATTGGTTGAGAGGCACAAAATGTTGTATGCATTGGGACAAGACTTGCACTGCGCATATAAAGCTAGGTGAGATGATATTATATTACGTTCATTTTGGTTCGATTCGATTAGGATTTCTTTTTATacgatttttcctttttttttttttttttttgcctcagTTTGGctgcttttttgtgtttgtttttcgaacccacccctaatgaTGATGCATTGACATGTTATGACAAATTGGATATAGCAGTTGACACTTTCAGGCCTACTGAATTTCACCGATGGGCTGTGGTCGAGCTGCGGCGACGAGAGAATTATCGTGTTCACAACAAACCACAAGGAACAGCTAGACCCTGCATTGTTGCGTCCAGGTCGAATGGACCTGCACATTTACATGTCCTATTGAACCGAAGCTGGGTACAGGATCTTGGCCGCCAACTACCTTGGCATTCAAGAAAACAACCGTCATCGCCTCTGCGGAGAAATTGAAGCGCTGATAGAGAGCACAGAGATTACCCCGGCAGAGGTTGCTGAGGAACTGATGAAGAGTGATGATGTTAATGTGGCTCTTGAAGGACTTGTCAATCTGCTCAAATGTAAGAAGGCCGCCAAAAGCAATGAAACGGAGGATTAAGGGAAAGCAAGGAGTTCAGGTTCAGAGGAGTAATTAACTAAGCTAGTTTTATTTCATCTATGCTTTTATAGACATCAACGTTAATTTCATGTCGTATCAGTTTGAACTTGGGATTAGTAATCCATCTGTTGCTCATATGTGCCCGTTAATTTGGTTAGTTCGTTTGAATTTAATTAAGCTAACCAAAAGTTAATCATGAGGTTGTTTACTTTTATTCTTAAGTTCGCATACTTGTTAGTAAGCACAACAGTCATGTATATGTCCGCATGAATTCCAGCTCAAACTCGATCCATCCAGCGGAGTCCCAAAGTAAGAATAACCACcttataaaatgagtataaaacaaatataaagaCAAAATGAATCTC encodes the following:
- the LOC126587059 gene encoding AAA-ATPase At2g18193-like, translating into MKTMFSLNNPREMPTTVSSLFSAYASFAGSMMLVRSIARDLFPQPLSSYIFSKLSRLFSTPFSSITLVIEEFSGAARNQVYAAAEVYLRTINNITPSTHRLCVGKNIRQKTVSLALDNSGQLEDAFDNVNLTWRFKVRKEKSGAEQRQFELSFHKKHKDKVMESYFPYVLARADAIKEEQRVVQLYSRHLMSDTDFKGRCTWGSVNLEHPSTFDMMAMDPVTKRMIVEDLERFVRRREFYKKVGKAWKRGYLLYGSPGTGKSSLIAAMANYLKFDVYDLELTSIQNNNELRRVLLSMTNRSILVIEDIDCSVDIQNGESNKRSQDISQRSASNKQLTLSGLLNFTDGLWSSCGDERIIVFTTNHKEQLDPALLRPGRMDLHIYMSY